Proteins from a single region of Candidatus Babeliales bacterium:
- a CDS encoding Rne/Rng family ribonuclease, with protein sequence MKKIIVKVNPWQTKVAILRDGELQNIYFSSPVTQPLERSFFKGIVNKVLPGIQTAFVDIGQEKAGFLHISEIDRELALQRMSQTVEVEEIPGKTTREERSPTLNISKILKEGEAILVQVSKEPVYEKGAKLTTCFTLPGRFIVLMPNIPRIAISKKIEDRDERNRLKELLISNLPDGMGAIIRTTSEGKSDREILRDLKYSVTTWNTILKRYQAAQPQEKIYEDLPIPLRIVRDHLDEDVEDIIIDNKHEQAEIYKFVKTIAPEFTQRVHYYSGPEDIFERLGVNKQIEEALSIKVNLKSGGSIIIEQTQAMTVIDVNTGKYIGKADLEETILKTNLEAAEEVVRQLRLRNIGGLIVIDFIDMATAANRQKLLKFFEKTLKERDKFQSVLLKVSEFGLLQMTRKRSGKTLLQELMDTCIKCHGLGVVKSLQTQCYTLLAKIKKELEKHKNKAVIISLNPNMFEYITTVEYNSIFALEKEFNTKITLASDDSLGIINYKIENIRSS encoded by the coding sequence ATGAAGAAAATTATAGTAAAGGTGAATCCTTGGCAAACAAAAGTCGCAATTTTACGAGATGGTGAGTTACAAAATATTTATTTCTCTTCACCAGTTACTCAACCTTTAGAACGATCTTTTTTTAAAGGTATTGTGAATAAAGTTTTACCAGGAATTCAAACCGCATTTGTAGATATAGGTCAAGAAAAAGCTGGTTTTCTGCATATTTCTGAAATTGATCGCGAACTTGCTTTACAACGAATGAGCCAAACAGTCGAAGTAGAAGAAATTCCAGGTAAAACAACAAGAGAAGAACGGTCACCAACGCTTAACATTAGTAAAATTTTAAAAGAAGGTGAAGCGATTCTTGTACAAGTAAGCAAGGAGCCGGTATATGAAAAAGGAGCTAAACTTACAACTTGCTTTACGTTGCCGGGAAGATTTATTGTTTTAATGCCAAATATTCCACGTATTGCTATTTCAAAAAAAATAGAAGACCGAGACGAGCGTAATCGTTTAAAAGAACTATTGATTAGTAATTTACCAGATGGAATGGGTGCAATTATTCGTACTACTTCTGAAGGCAAAAGTGATCGTGAAATACTCCGTGATCTTAAATATTCGGTTACCACTTGGAATACCATTTTAAAAAGGTACCAAGCAGCACAACCCCAAGAAAAAATTTATGAAGATTTGCCAATTCCATTACGCATCGTTCGAGATCATTTAGATGAAGATGTGGAAGATATTATTATTGATAATAAACATGAACAAGCAGAAATTTATAAATTTGTAAAAACAATTGCCCCAGAATTTACACAACGAGTGCATTATTATTCTGGCCCAGAAGATATTTTTGAGCGCTTAGGAGTTAATAAACAAATAGAAGAAGCATTATCAATAAAAGTTAATTTAAAATCTGGCGGCTCAATTATTATCGAACAAACGCAAGCAATGACCGTTATTGATGTTAATACTGGAAAATATATTGGCAAAGCTGATTTAGAAGAAACAATTTTAAAAACAAATTTAGAAGCAGCTGAAGAAGTAGTCAGACAGTTACGTTTACGCAATATTGGCGGCTTAATTGTTATTGATTTTATTGATATGGCAACTGCTGCAAATCGACAAAAATTATTAAAATTTTTTGAAAAAACCCTCAAAGAGCGTGATAAATTCCAATCCGTTCTTTTAAAAGTTTCTGAGTTTGGTTTGCTGCAAATGACTAGAAAACGTTCTGGCAAAACTTTGTTGCAAGAACTGATGGATACTTGCATCAAATGTCATGGCTTGGGCGTAGTAAAATCATTGCAAACCCAATGCTATACTTTATTAGCAAAAATAAAAAAAGAACTTGAAAAACATAAAAACAAAGCTGTTATTATTTCGCTCAATCCAAACATGTTTGAATATATAACCACCGTTGAATATAATAGCATCTTTGCATTGGAAAAAGAATTCAATACCAAAATTACTCTGGCAAGTGATGATTCTCTTGGCATCATTAATTATAAGATTGAAAATATAAGAAGCTCATGA
- a CDS encoding family 1 glycosylhydrolase, whose product MNIQKILYLSIFSLCSFTAFSYDWYQETHFKWHENALADENFWHKLSFPQNFLWGAATSAFQIEGTKSANNTHCENSWTMHAACDGGYCKVDSKIKHAAIPQPGTACDHYDRYKEDVQLIKKAKLNSYRFSIEWSKIEPQEGIFDEDAMQHYIDLVDELIKYGIKPIPCLFHHAWPVWFDQKGAFEKAKNIPDFVEFAEYVFEKLNNKVDMWMTFNEPVGYALEGYFRGKYPPFKKWHLKLCGKVVRNMLDAHIDIYHRFKEINPKAQVGFPKVFQPLDPYYSLHPLDRYICKGFNYLLHEATLNYFKTGHFYWGYRVKKYNKKAIKALDFLGVNYYTHTVILNCKEYKRPEEMFTTNKKERSCYPEGLYRAIKRAAQLGVPLYIAENGMNDPEDLFKNIYLKKHLWVVQLALKEKIDIRGYFWWTLMDSFSWKNNTDSKMGIYSVDLASITKERILCKSFEPFINFLGSSNNTNIAHS is encoded by the coding sequence ATGAATATACAAAAAATATTATATCTCTCAATTTTTTCATTATGCTCATTTACTGCTTTTTCTTATGACTGGTATCAAGAAACGCATTTCAAATGGCATGAAAATGCATTAGCTGATGAAAATTTTTGGCATAAATTATCTTTCCCACAAAATTTTTTATGGGGTGCTGCAACTTCCGCATTTCAAATTGAAGGAACAAAATCAGCAAATAACACTCATTGTGAAAATAGTTGGACTATGCATGCTGCATGTGATGGCGGTTATTGCAAAGTAGATTCAAAAATAAAACATGCTGCCATTCCGCAACCAGGCACTGCTTGTGATCATTACGATCGATACAAAGAAGATGTACAACTTATAAAAAAAGCCAAACTTAATAGTTATCGCTTTTCTATAGAATGGAGTAAGATTGAACCGCAAGAAGGAATTTTTGATGAAGACGCTATGCAACATTATATCGATTTAGTTGATGAATTAATTAAGTATGGTATTAAACCTATTCCATGTTTATTCCATCATGCTTGGCCAGTATGGTTTGATCAAAAAGGTGCTTTCGAAAAAGCAAAAAATATACCGGATTTTGTTGAATTTGCTGAATATGTTTTTGAAAAACTCAATAATAAAGTAGACATGTGGATGACATTCAATGAACCAGTTGGTTATGCTTTAGAAGGTTATTTTCGTGGCAAATATCCACCGTTTAAAAAATGGCATCTCAAGCTATGTGGAAAAGTAGTCCGCAATATGCTCGATGCACATATTGATATTTATCATCGCTTTAAAGAAATTAATCCTAAAGCACAAGTCGGTTTCCCAAAAGTATTTCAACCTTTAGATCCTTATTATAGCCTACACCCATTAGATCGTTACATTTGCAAAGGATTTAATTATTTACTGCATGAGGCAACATTAAACTATTTTAAAACAGGGCATTTTTATTGGGGATATCGAGTTAAGAAATATAATAAAAAAGCAATCAAAGCATTAGATTTTCTTGGCGTTAATTATTATACACATACGGTTATATTGAATTGCAAAGAATATAAACGGCCTGAAGAAATGTTCACTACAAATAAAAAAGAACGTTCATGTTATCCTGAAGGTTTATATCGAGCTATAAAAAGAGCCGCTCAATTAGGTGTGCCATTATACATCGCTGAAAATGGCATGAATGACCCTGAAGATCTTTTTAAAAATATTTATCTCAAAAAACATCTATGGGTGGTTCAATTAGCATTGAAGGAAAAAATTGATATTCGTGGTTATTTTTGGTGGACACTCATGGACTCTTTTTCGTGGAAAAACAATACTGATAGCAAAATGGGTATTTACTCTGTTGACTTAGCATCAATAACGAAAGAAAGAATCTTATGCAAGAGCTTTGAACCATTTATTAATTTTTTAGGAAGCTCAAATAATACAAATATTGCTCATTCATAA
- a CDS encoding OmpA family protein: protein MKKILFSLSFSLILILASCRDEKQFTKPMQKSKNIAIPIPEDDTIKLSFFDDQEVGDFDDMESFVLDDSQDDKNLSLVENEALFGLQESEQNKQMRVVYFDYDSRKPRADQQETMQMLSDNIKQWTKKGYKVVFKGHSCLWHGTRAYNLALSGQRAQCLADMCQIPKDNLKVFGVGNEEPMVFDNKTKEEQGANRRVEVYPIIA, encoded by the coding sequence ATGAAAAAAATATTATTTTCCCTTTCTTTCAGCTTAATACTTATCTTAGCCAGTTGTCGTGATGAGAAACAGTTTACAAAACCAATGCAAAAAAGTAAAAATATTGCGATTCCAATACCAGAAGATGATACTATAAAATTAAGCTTTTTTGATGATCAAGAGGTTGGCGATTTTGATGATATGGAATCTTTTGTGCTTGACGATTCTCAAGATGATAAAAATTTGTCGCTGGTAGAAAATGAGGCATTATTTGGATTGCAAGAATCAGAACAAAATAAACAAATGCGAGTAGTATATTTTGATTATGATAGCCGTAAACCAAGAGCTGATCAACAAGAAACAATGCAAATGCTTTCTGATAATATTAAACAATGGACCAAAAAAGGATATAAGGTAGTCTTTAAAGGACATTCATGCTTATGGCATGGTACGCGTGCCTATAATCTTGCACTCTCGGGCCAACGGGCACAATGCCTCGCTGATATGTGCCAGATACCAAAAGATAATCTTAAAGTATTTGGCGTAGGCAATGAGGAGCCAATGGTTTTTGATAACAAAACAAAAGAAGAACAAGGAGCCAATAGACGGGTTGAAGTATATCCGATTATTGCATAG
- a CDS encoding glycosyltransferase family 2 protein has translation MIKYFIFFTFIFSTAIFCFEEKPIVVVIPSYNNKDWYKRNLSSLLSQNYTNFCVIYINDCSSDDTGSLVQEFLAAHDKNKRVQLIKNKARRGALANHWMAIQLIPDNAIVVHLDGDDWFAHENVLKRINQEYQDPNVWMTYGQYIVHPSKQPGHCRSLQPNIGAENKWRDSLLLHYSHLRTFYAWLFKRIKLDDLLIKNNFFPVACDNAFMLPMLEMAGSHVRFIPDILYVYNQETSLNDYKNHLNVQLNIAQYIHKKPRYMPLNNDLYKSKKYDPTVDMLIFSFDRPMQLYALLESIEHYIKNIQTINVLYRASNRDFEYAYENLKKCFPCICFVQQSEKNPHADFKEKTLDLVFARSDNYILFAVDDIIVKDYIDLKQCIDILERMHAYGFFLRLGSNITHSYLSDLSKNNDNKVPPYLEIEPNILAWQFRYAKHDWAYPNTLDMTLYRKRDIESVLRQLSYTTPNTLEGQWYGSTDFLNIGVCFKQSKVVNIPLNIVQEAKYNRIANKHVIYKSTLDLLQKFNNGLKIDINPLYKFANNSAHIDYEPSFILRY, from the coding sequence ATGATTAAATATTTTATTTTTTTTACATTTATTTTTAGTACGGCCATTTTTTGCTTTGAAGAAAAACCAATTGTGGTAGTAATTCCTTCATATAACAATAAGGATTGGTATAAAAGAAATTTATCATCTTTATTGTCTCAAAATTATACAAATTTTTGTGTTATTTATATTAATGATTGTTCATCCGATGACACGGGTAGTTTGGTTCAAGAATTTTTAGCAGCACATGATAAAAATAAACGTGTGCAATTAATTAAAAATAAAGCAAGACGTGGCGCACTTGCAAATCATTGGATGGCGATACAATTAATTCCTGATAATGCAATTGTAGTACATCTAGATGGCGATGATTGGTTTGCACATGAAAATGTTTTGAAACGGATCAATCAAGAATATCAGGATCCTAATGTATGGATGACTTATGGACAATATATCGTACATCCGTCAAAACAGCCTGGCCATTGCCGATCATTGCAACCAAATATTGGAGCAGAAAATAAATGGCGTGATAGCTTATTACTTCATTATTCACACCTGCGTACTTTTTATGCATGGTTATTTAAACGTATTAAACTTGATGATTTGCTTATTAAAAATAATTTTTTTCCGGTAGCGTGTGATAATGCCTTTATGCTTCCAATGCTAGAAATGGCAGGGTCTCATGTTCGCTTTATTCCTGATATTTTATATGTTTATAATCAAGAGACGTCATTAAATGATTATAAGAATCATCTGAATGTACAACTTAATATTGCACAATATATTCATAAAAAACCTCGATATATGCCATTGAATAATGATTTATATAAATCAAAAAAATATGATCCTACCGTTGATATGCTTATTTTTTCTTTTGATAGGCCAATGCAGCTTTATGCATTATTAGAATCTATCGAACATTATATTAAAAATATACAAACAATAAATGTTTTATATCGTGCAAGTAATCGTGATTTTGAATATGCATATGAAAATTTAAAAAAATGTTTCCCCTGTATTTGCTTTGTACAACAATCAGAGAAAAATCCTCATGCAGATTTTAAAGAAAAAACACTGGATTTAGTTTTTGCACGCTCAGATAATTATATTCTATTTGCGGTTGATGATATTATTGTTAAGGATTACATCGATCTAAAGCAATGTATTGATATTTTAGAACGTATGCATGCATATGGATTCTTTTTGCGACTAGGAAGCAATATAACTCATAGTTATTTATCAGATCTTTCAAAAAATAATGATAACAAAGTCCCACCATATCTCGAGATTGAGCCAAATATTCTTGCATGGCAATTTCGCTATGCAAAGCATGATTGGGCTTATCCAAATACATTGGATATGACATTATATCGAAAACGAGATATTGAATCAGTGCTCCGGCAATTATCTTATACCACACCAAATACATTAGAAGGTCAATGGTATGGGAGTACCGATTTTTTAAATATAGGAGTATGTTTTAAGCAATCAAAAGTAGTTAATATTCCATTGAATATTGTGCAGGAAGCAAAATACAATAGGATAGCTAATAAACATGTTATATACAAAAGTACGCTTGATTTATTACAAAAATTTAACAATGGATTAAAAATTGATATTAACCCATTATATAAATTTGCAAATAATTCAGCTCATATAGATTATGAGCCATCATTTATTTTGCGCTACTAG
- a CDS encoding ankyrin repeat domain-containing protein has product MKRNLLFFSLSIFILFSLNSEMNGMMKGEDAKVNFDIAINTGNKQLLNSINLKSISQEDQNEALLKVAERPALKYVEIAKILIENKADPNTTDQLGATPLMRAAEKGSLAIVELLYEKTRNPNQLDKNQFNAADYAFFGKNVQVLNFLINKDFYPNTISPTKVNEFLDKFNYEKLFNQAVEDGNLNQVKTYIKEISKLENAQKIKDDALLKVARESDSKYVEIAKILVDNNANPDTINPVGNTPLMTAVSRGSLEIVQYLLKVTKNKDQINRLKHNAINLAYLNKNKEKLKLLWDAGLRPTGNITENQIKEFLDIEIIRQPVEYSSLIKNLINLQKNLIDLNSLLKIFA; this is encoded by the coding sequence GTGAAGAGAAACCTATTGTTTTTTAGTTTATCAATATTTATATTATTTAGCTTGAATTCAGAAATGAATGGAATGATGAAAGGCGAGGACGCAAAGGTAAATTTTGATATTGCAATCAATACAGGTAATAAACAGTTACTTAATTCCATTAATCTTAAATCTATTTCTCAAGAAGATCAAAATGAAGCATTATTAAAAGTTGCTGAAAGACCTGCCCTAAAATATGTAGAAATTGCTAAAATTTTGATTGAAAATAAGGCTGATCCAAATACAACCGATCAATTGGGGGCAACTCCTTTAATGAGAGCTGCTGAAAAAGGTTCACTTGCTATTGTTGAATTATTATATGAAAAAACACGAAATCCAAATCAATTGGATAAAAATCAATTTAATGCAGCTGATTATGCTTTTTTTGGTAAAAATGTACAGGTTTTAAATTTTTTGATAAATAAAGATTTTTATCCTAATACTATAAGTCCAACTAAAGTAAATGAATTCTTAGACAAATTTAATTACGAAAAATTATTTAATCAGGCAGTTGAAGATGGTAATTTAAATCAAGTAAAAACTTACATAAAAGAGATATCAAAATTAGAAAATGCACAAAAAATAAAAGATGATGCTTTATTAAAAGTTGCTCGTGAATCGGATTCAAAATATGTAGAAATTGCAAAAATTCTTGTTGATAATAATGCTAATCCCGATACCATTAATCCAGTTGGCAACACACCACTTATGACTGCAGTTTCTAGAGGCTCATTAGAAATAGTTCAATATTTGCTAAAGGTTACTAAAAATAAAGATCAAATTAATCGCTTGAAGCATAATGCTATCAATTTAGCCTATTTAAATAAGAACAAAGAAAAATTAAAATTACTTTGGGATGCTGGCCTACGGCCGACTGGTAATATAACTGAAAATCAAATAAAAGAATTTTTAGATATTGAAATAATTAGACAACCAGTAGAATATTCTTCATTAATCAAAAATCTTATTAATTTACAAAAAAATCTTATAGATCTAAATAGCTTATTGAAAATATTTGCTTAA
- a CDS encoding glycosyltransferase family 10, translating to MKSFYMLRMALQKLGYKVEVTLLNKKLENIAVIISCDIHNANILKKLNEYPKEKCYLFLWEPPVVKPFLYNKNLHQYFSKIFTMVDSLVDNERYFKFYYPQPSLNIIENIVPFEQKKLCTLIGCNKASTINGELYSERLAVIQFFENLKTNDFEFYGVGWPSFLHNYKGATGTKKECLKNYRFCFCYENTKNLSGYITEKIFDCFVAGCVPIYWGACNIADYIPNNCFIDRRNFQNNKELYIYLKSMTPAVYQKYIDAIKKFLKSKQAFLFSTSYFVDSILSLINPNYDLSIIFIKEEQIKLKETKKMRDKIL from the coding sequence ATGAAGTCATTTTATATGTTACGTATGGCATTACAAAAATTAGGATATAAAGTAGAGGTTACTTTATTGAATAAAAAATTAGAGAATATTGCTGTAATTATTTCATGTGATATTCATAATGCTAATATCTTAAAAAAATTAAATGAATACCCAAAAGAAAAATGTTATCTATTTTTATGGGAACCACCAGTAGTTAAACCATTTTTATATAATAAAAATCTTCATCAATATTTTTCAAAAATTTTTACAATGGTTGATTCATTAGTTGATAATGAACGGTATTTTAAATTTTATTATCCGCAACCATCATTAAATATAATTGAAAATATTGTGCCATTTGAGCAAAAAAAACTATGTACATTGATTGGATGTAATAAAGCATCAACCATTAATGGTGAATTATATTCTGAACGATTGGCAGTAATACAATTTTTTGAAAATCTAAAAACGAATGATTTTGAATTTTATGGTGTTGGATGGCCATCATTCTTACATAATTATAAAGGAGCAACTGGCACAAAAAAAGAATGCTTGAAAAACTATAGGTTTTGTTTTTGTTACGAAAACACCAAAAATCTAAGCGGTTATATTACTGAAAAAATATTTGATTGTTTTGTAGCAGGTTGTGTACCAATATACTGGGGTGCATGCAATATTGCAGACTATATTCCTAATAATTGTTTTATAGATCGAAGAAATTTTCAAAATAATAAAGAACTATATATTTATTTAAAAAGCATGACTCCAGCAGTATATCAAAAATATATTGATGCAATAAAAAAATTTTTAAAAAGTAAACAAGCATTTTTATTTTCTACCAGCTACTTTGTAGATTCTATCTTATCTCTTATTAATCCAAATTATGACTTATCAATTATTTTTATAAAAGAAGAGCAGATCAAATTAAAGGAAACAAAAAAAATGAGAGACAAAATCTTATGA
- a CDS encoding glycosyltransferase: MVQQTVFDCCELILINANSPGNEEIIIKKYQQSYKNIYYERLDHDPGIYAVWNYAINQSKGEYLINANLDDRLVPYCYELYMNILDRYPIIDLVYSDFYITCTPNDNLENSHQFKQVKKRNFSLQALLIDCVPNNHPMWRKSLHNRFGYFDESYKIAGDWEIWIRAAFGGASFKRIPLPLGIYYKNPYGLSTNQQNPLALQEHNLVKKKYIYLYKQQLVAQNK, from the coding sequence ATTGTTCAACAAACTGTTTTTGATTGCTGCGAATTAATTTTAATTAATGCAAACTCTCCCGGAAATGAAGAAATTATTATTAAAAAATATCAACAATCATATAAAAATATTTATTATGAAAGACTTGATCATGATCCTGGTATTTATGCTGTTTGGAATTATGCAATCAATCAATCGAAAGGTGAATATTTAATTAATGCAAATCTTGATGATCGTCTTGTTCCATATTGCTATGAATTATATATGAATATATTAGATCGATATCCAATAATTGATTTAGTGTATTCAGACTTTTATATTACTTGCACACCAAATGATAATCTTGAAAACTCTCATCAATTCAAGCAAGTAAAAAAAAGAAATTTTAGTTTACAAGCATTATTAATTGATTGTGTGCCAAATAATCATCCAATGTGGCGTAAATCTTTGCACAATCGATTTGGTTATTTTGATGAATCGTATAAAATAGCAGGTGATTGGGAAATATGGATCCGTGCTGCTTTTGGTGGTGCCAGCTTTAAGCGTATCCCTTTACCACTTGGTATTTATTATAAAAATCCATATGGTCTTTCAACAAACCAGCAAAATCCATTAGCATTACAAGAACATAATTTAGTAAAAAAAAAATATATATATCTCTATAAACAACAACTAGTAGCGCAAAATAAATGA
- a CDS encoding ankyrin repeat domain-containing protein: MKLLLLFSLLVFSGVNYAQAPGANESFLKAVNEADSEKVEKYIDQVSSEVKNKALWNIVDKKEPEYVKIANFLLGNAADPNYVDPTLDMRILVKAVKDGSADMLKTILKSPKLKLNITYGQKTLIELTADKEKNSLLIVYGYDPRIAETVAMTINDATFIGYIKGEQFEEAKEVQNVSHKAKNKALWDIVAKKGKGYLDFAKFLIELKDGPSVNLREVNNVTLLMRAAAVGTPEMLNLLLEKVNNITYLEQKDKSGKTVLDWAETKEKKDLIERKIIDLKNPQEAFQRGIRGGHIGLVEKTIDRIISEKTKSDALLYVAAQPDPKFVDIAEILIDKGAEINAQDQNGNTPLILATLNGSLSMLEYLLSVRGGNPNLTNQSRMNPLDYAYESFSKERYLIKRKKLFLEKMEALRSAGANPSKIALEKIEKILKGDLPQDFAPLLKNLNDLQKSLEQLINQLQKVA, from the coding sequence ATGAAATTATTATTATTATTTAGTTTGTTAGTTTTTTCCGGTGTTAATTATGCGCAAGCTCCAGGGGCCAATGAAAGCTTTTTAAAAGCAGTAAATGAAGCAGATTCTGAAAAAGTTGAAAAATATATAGATCAGGTTAGTAGTGAGGTAAAAAATAAAGCCTTATGGAATATAGTTGATAAGAAAGAACCCGAGTACGTGAAGATCGCAAATTTCTTGCTAGGAAATGCTGCTGATCCAAATTATGTAGATCCGACATTAGACATGCGGATACTAGTAAAAGCAGTAAAAGATGGTTCAGCTGATATGCTCAAAACTATATTAAAAAGTCCTAAATTAAAACTGAATATCACTTATGGCCAAAAGACACTCATAGAACTTACGGCAGACAAAGAAAAAAACTCTCTTTTAATTGTTTATGGATACGATCCACGCATAGCTGAAACAGTAGCCATGACTATTAATGATGCAACTTTTATAGGATATATAAAAGGTGAACAATTTGAAGAAGCAAAGGAAGTGCAAAATGTTAGCCACAAAGCAAAAAATAAAGCTTTGTGGGATATAGTTGCAAAAAAAGGCAAAGGTTATCTTGATTTTGCAAAGTTTTTAATAGAACTAAAAGATGGACCAAGTGTCAATTTAAGGGAAGTTAACAATGTTACTCTTTTGATGCGAGCGGCTGCAGTAGGCACACCTGAAATGCTGAATCTTTTGTTAGAAAAAGTAAACAATATTACATATTTAGAACAAAAAGATAAATCAGGAAAAACAGTACTTGATTGGGCAGAGACTAAAGAAAAAAAAGATTTAATAGAACGAAAAATCATTGATTTAAAAAATCCACAAGAGGCATTTCAAAGAGGAATAAGAGGAGGACATATAGGTTTGGTAGAAAAGACAATAGATCGTATTATTAGTGAAAAAACTAAAAGTGATGCATTGCTGTATGTTGCTGCTCAACCTGATCCGAAATTTGTGGATATTGCAGAAATTTTAATAGATAAAGGTGCAGAAATAAATGCACAAGATCAAAATGGCAATACACCATTAATTTTGGCAACGCTTAATGGAAGCTTATCAATGCTTGAGTATCTTTTAAGTGTACGGGGAGGAAACCCGAATCTTACAAACCAATCTAGAATGAATCCATTGGATTATGCGTATGAATCTTTTAGTAAAGAGAGATATTTAATAAAAAGAAAAAAGCTATTTTTAGAAAAAATGGAAGCATTAAGAAGTGCTGGAGCAAATCCTAGTAAAATTGCATTAGAAAAAATAGAAAAAATTCTTAAAGGAGATTTGCCGCAAGATTTTGCACCACTTTTGAAAAATCTTAATGATTTACAAAAAAGCCTTGAACAGCTAATTAATCAATTACAAAAAGTAGCTTAG
- a CDS encoding glycosyltransferase: MKKNYIFLFLFFFVTNAEQSKLISINFDISMNGPISYGFNDPQDYLWLTFWRSLYEKYNLSIMPPLSELRIPKLIHQIWLGSEFPEEYREWQASWLQIHPDWQYKLWTDEDVKMLKLYNQNLFDNAVNYAQQSDILRYEILYRFGGLYIDIDFRCLKPFDVLHHCYDFYIGIMSTGTVDLGIGLIGSKPHSPILKEVIKSMCAKKIKSYQDILSATGNLHFMKAFMRSASQCKEPIITFPASFFYPSPNKARFLTKDQQDQYIRPESFAIHYWACSWQKKEALCS, from the coding sequence ATGAAAAAAAATTATATTTTTTTGTTTTTATTTTTCTTTGTAACTAATGCTGAGCAATCAAAACTGATATCAATTAATTTTGATATATCTATGAATGGGCCAATATCCTATGGCTTTAATGATCCACAAGATTATTTATGGCTTACCTTTTGGCGTTCATTATATGAAAAATATAATTTATCTATTATGCCACCATTATCAGAACTTCGTATTCCCAAACTTATTCATCAAATTTGGCTTGGAAGCGAATTTCCTGAAGAATATCGAGAATGGCAAGCAAGTTGGTTGCAGATACATCCTGATTGGCAATATAAATTATGGACCGATGAAGATGTAAAGATGCTTAAGCTTTATAATCAAAATTTATTTGATAATGCAGTCAATTATGCACAACAATCAGATATTTTGCGCTATGAAATTTTATATCGATTTGGTGGTTTATATATTGATATTGATTTTAGATGCTTAAAGCCTTTTGATGTTTTGCATCATTGCTATGATTTTTATATTGGTATCATGAGTACCGGCACTGTTGATTTAGGGATAGGGTTAATTGGTTCAAAACCGCATAGCCCTATCTTAAAAGAAGTAATTAAATCTATGTGCGCAAAAAAAATCAAATCGTATCAAGATATTTTATCAGCAACAGGGAACCTTCATTTTATGAAAGCATTTATGCGAAGTGCTTCTCAATGTAAAGAACCAATTATTACTTTTCCGGCAAGCTTTTTTTATCCTTCTCCAAATAAGGCACGCTTTTTAACTAAAGATCAGCAAGATCAATATATTCGACCCGAATCATTTGCCATTCATTATTGGGCATGTAGTTGGCAAAAAAAAGAAGCTTTATGCTCATGA